In Saccharicrinis fermentans DSM 9555 = JCM 21142, a genomic segment contains:
- the porX gene encoding T9SS response regulator signal transducer PorX, with product MANAIKVNILWVDDEIDLLKAHILYLQEKGFVVKTATNGQDALVLVEEAYFDLIFLDENMPGLSGLEVLSKLKNMMPEVPIVMITKSEEEDIMDQAIGSKISDYLIKPVHPKQILLAIKKHVHQRRLVAEKTTSTYQTEFGKIGLKINDSYSFDDWVEIYKQLVYWEIELEDTKGEMDEVLKMQKTEANHAFVKFIKRNYVNWIQGDDDEFPLMSHHFMKKITLPLLDKGEKVVMLVIDNFRFDQWLMLKQEVLNGFRLEEEEIYSSILPTATHYARNSLFAGLMPAQIKKMYGQYWIDEHEEGSKNQFEEQLIGTFFERFRKQYRYSYLKVSNIDTGKQLIDNYANLLNDDLAVVVFNFVDMLSHARTESKMIKELAYDESAYRSLSRSWFLHSVMKELLDKLEHEDVKVIITTDHGTIRVKNPIKVVGDRTTTTNLRYKQGKNLNYKAKEVFELVKPEEVQLPKVNVSTSYIFATNEDFFAYPNNYNHYVSYYKDTFQHGGVSMEEMLIPYVVLSPKNH from the coding sequence ATGGCGAATGCAATAAAGGTAAATATATTATGGGTAGATGATGAAATTGATTTATTGAAAGCGCATATACTTTATTTGCAAGAAAAGGGCTTTGTTGTGAAAACTGCTACCAATGGTCAGGATGCTTTGGTATTGGTAGAAGAAGCGTATTTCGATTTGATTTTTTTGGATGAGAATATGCCCGGGTTGAGTGGCTTGGAGGTGTTGAGTAAACTCAAGAATATGATGCCTGAGGTCCCCATTGTGATGATCACCAAGAGTGAGGAGGAGGATATCATGGATCAGGCTATAGGAAGCAAGATTTCGGATTATCTTATTAAACCGGTTCATCCAAAGCAAATTTTGCTGGCTATAAAAAAACATGTGCATCAGCGCAGACTGGTAGCGGAGAAGACGACGAGTACTTATCAAACGGAGTTCGGAAAGATTGGATTGAAGATAAATGATTCTTATAGCTTTGATGACTGGGTTGAGATATATAAACAATTGGTTTATTGGGAAATTGAACTGGAAGATACCAAAGGTGAGATGGATGAGGTGTTGAAAATGCAGAAGACTGAAGCCAATCATGCTTTTGTTAAGTTTATAAAACGCAACTATGTCAATTGGATCCAAGGGGACGATGATGAATTTCCACTAATGTCGCACCACTTTATGAAAAAAATTACCTTACCCTTGCTGGATAAAGGAGAGAAAGTGGTGATGCTGGTGATCGATAATTTTAGATTTGATCAATGGTTAATGCTCAAACAGGAGGTGCTGAATGGTTTTCGCTTGGAGGAAGAGGAAATCTATAGTAGTATTTTGCCTACTGCTACGCATTATGCTCGTAATAGCTTGTTTGCAGGACTAATGCCAGCACAAATAAAAAAAATGTATGGGCAGTATTGGATTGATGAGCATGAGGAGGGGAGTAAAAATCAGTTTGAAGAACAGTTGATAGGTACTTTCTTTGAGCGTTTTCGTAAACAGTATCGTTATTCGTATCTAAAGGTGAGTAATATTGATACAGGGAAGCAATTAATTGATAATTATGCCAATTTATTAAATGATGATTTGGCAGTGGTGGTGTTTAACTTTGTGGATATGCTATCACATGCACGTACAGAGAGTAAGATGATAAAGGAACTGGCCTATGATGAGTCGGCCTATCGTTCGCTCAGTCGATCGTGGTTTCTTCATTCGGTGATGAAAGAGCTACTGGATAAGTTGGAGCATGAAGATGTGAAGGTGATTATTACTACAGATCATGGCACTATTCGGGTGAAAAATCCCATTAAAGTAGTAGGAGACCGTACTACAACAACCAACTTGCGCTATAAACAAGGGAAAAATCTGAATTATAAAGCCAAGGAAGTATTTGAGCTTGTTAAACCAGAAGAAGTTCAATTACCCAAGGTAAATGTGTCAACAAGTTATATATTTGCAACCAATGAGGATTTTTTTGCTTATCCGAATAATTATAACCATTATGTGAGTTACTATAAGGATACTTTCCAGCATGGGGGAGTGTCTATGGAAGAAATGTTGATTCCATATGTGGTATTGTCACCAAAGAATCATTGA
- the tsaE gene encoding tRNA (adenosine(37)-N6)-threonylcarbamoyltransferase complex ATPase subunit type 1 TsaE — protein MSKFLISSLDRINVVAEAFLQAYAEPAVFCFYGSMGAGKTTFIQALCKQLQVVDVVNSPSFSIVNEYNTVGDDVIYHFDFYRLKEEEEAFDLGYEDYFYSSHYCFVEWPEKIASLLPENRYDVTISVLDDGSREIKVSASQ, from the coding sequence ATGAGTAAATTTTTAATTTCTTCACTAGATAGGATAAATGTTGTTGCAGAGGCTTTTTTGCAAGCGTATGCAGAGCCGGCAGTTTTTTGCTTTTATGGCAGCATGGGAGCTGGCAAAACAACTTTTATTCAAGCATTGTGTAAGCAGTTACAAGTGGTTGATGTGGTTAATAGTCCTTCTTTTTCCATTGTTAACGAGTATAATACAGTGGGTGATGATGTCATCTATCATTTTGATTTTTATCGTTTAAAAGAGGAAGAGGAAGCTTTTGATTTAGGCTATGAGGATTATTTCTACTCATCGCATTATTGCTTTGTGGAATGGCCCGAGAAAATAGCATCCTTGCTTCCCGAAAATAGATACGATGTGACCATCAGCGTTCTGGATGATGGGTCAAGAGAAATCAAAGTGAGTGCTTCGCAGTGA
- a CDS encoding AI-2E family transporter, with the protein MKDLKTTNTFLLLIVIPLMFYLLKTLSFIFVPLVSAMFIALLLLPLMRWFDKKNVPKWLSVFFVVLLLIAAFKFAGELIKLTSNEIMAADNLFFEKAETKLIDLVVMIENFFGVNRIKGDNVLLHYFKGGNVMDSIGFSLDFISNLLSGTLMTAFFVVLLLSGSVNFEKLLNSTLIKVRHSSVKIFRKIEKDIIKFVIVKFAISLLTGVGFGLACLAFDVSFPIFWGLFAFVINFVQMIGSVISVVLLSLFAFVEIEPMSTLLFFVLAITAVQVLMGGVLEPVFMGKTFSVNVITILVMLMFWGYIWGIPGLILSIPITVFIKIILDQYPRYRVITELMSGGKSS; encoded by the coding sequence ATGAAAGACCTAAAAACTACCAATACATTTTTATTGCTGATTGTTATTCCGCTTATGTTTTACCTGCTGAAGACACTCTCTTTTATCTTTGTGCCTTTGGTTTCTGCTATGTTTATTGCTCTGTTGCTATTGCCTTTGATGCGCTGGTTTGATAAAAAAAATGTGCCCAAATGGTTGAGCGTCTTTTTTGTTGTGTTACTACTGATCGCTGCATTTAAGTTTGCGGGTGAACTCATTAAATTGACCAGCAACGAAATTATGGCGGCTGATAACTTGTTTTTTGAAAAAGCAGAAACAAAATTGATCGACTTGGTTGTGATGATTGAAAATTTCTTTGGCGTTAATCGTATTAAAGGAGATAATGTTTTGCTGCATTACTTTAAAGGTGGTAACGTGATGGATAGTATTGGATTTTCGCTTGACTTTATTAGTAATCTACTGTCGGGTACCTTGATGACCGCCTTTTTTGTGGTATTGTTGCTTTCGGGTTCTGTTAATTTTGAGAAATTACTGAATAGTACCTTGATTAAAGTTCGTCATTCTTCCGTTAAAATATTCCGAAAGATTGAAAAGGATATTATTAAGTTCGTGATTGTTAAGTTTGCCATAAGTTTGCTAACTGGTGTTGGTTTTGGTCTGGCTTGTCTGGCTTTTGATGTTAGTTTTCCCATATTTTGGGGACTCTTTGCCTTTGTGATTAATTTTGTTCAAATGATTGGTTCTGTTATTTCAGTGGTATTGCTCTCCTTATTCGCTTTTGTTGAAATAGAACCCATGAGTACCCTTCTGTTTTTTGTGCTTGCGATAACTGCAGTCCAGGTATTGATGGGAGGGGTGTTGGAACCTGTTTTTATGGGCAAAACCTTTTCTGTGAATGTAATTACTATATTGGTTATGTTGATGTTTTGGGGATATATCTGGGGTATCCCCGGCCTTATATTGTCTATTCCTATTACCGTTTTTATTAAAATAATCCTGGATCAGTATCCTAGGTATCGGGTCATTACTGAATTAATGTCGGGTGGAAAGTCCTCATGA
- a CDS encoding CPBP family intramembrane glutamic endopeptidase: MQQNKTYPNIAQSWGIMGVAIICMLFLSPLQMTLNKVIGKEITFFIYYLSTMGATFSFAHFIRKKTISQSNYNINLSNPTSIILVSIATLCLQLGILSPLTSLVPMPDFFKLIVLELGEMKGFFSFASFVIAAPIFEELIFRGVMLDGLLKRYSPNKSIFISSLIFGIVHLNPWQFITAFGIGLFMGWVYYKTRNLSLCIIMHFTNNLLAFLSMQFTNMEEVLENTFVESSGGLYNAIMIITGFSIIFLLCLWLLIRKFKQDTINKTSISQ; this comes from the coding sequence ATGCAACAGAATAAAACCTATCCGAACATTGCACAAAGCTGGGGTATTATGGGTGTAGCAATTATTTGTATGCTTTTTCTATCCCCATTACAAATGACTCTAAATAAAGTTATTGGAAAAGAAATCACTTTTTTCATTTATTACCTTTCAACCATGGGTGCCACATTTTCCTTTGCCCACTTTATCAGAAAAAAAACAATATCACAGTCGAACTATAATATTAATTTAAGTAATCCCACAAGCATAATATTAGTCTCTATAGCTACTCTATGCTTACAGTTGGGTATTCTATCCCCCCTGACGAGTCTGGTTCCGATGCCAGATTTTTTCAAACTAATCGTGCTCGAACTTGGAGAAATGAAGGGCTTTTTTTCTTTTGCAAGCTTTGTAATCGCGGCTCCCATTTTTGAAGAACTCATCTTCAGAGGAGTCATGCTGGACGGATTATTAAAGAGATACTCTCCTAACAAATCGATTTTTATTTCCAGTCTGATTTTCGGCATCGTTCATCTAAATCCCTGGCAATTCATCACAGCTTTTGGCATCGGGTTATTTATGGGATGGGTTTATTACAAAACAAGAAATCTATCACTGTGCATTATTATGCACTTCACCAACAACTTACTGGCTTTTTTAAGTATGCAATTCACCAACATGGAAGAAGTACTTGAAAATACCTTTGTTGAATCAAGCGGAGGATTATACAATGCCATCATGATTATCACAGGCTTCTCCATCATCTTTTTACTATGCCTATGGTTATTGATTCGAAAATTCAAACAAGACACAATAAATAAAACAAGCATTAGCCAATAG
- the trpS gene encoding tryptophan--tRNA ligase, with translation MQTVVSGIRPTGNLHLGNYFGAVKNFLRMQEEYNCYFFIADYHSLTTHPTPSDLHVNVKQVLAEYLACGLDPEKATIYIQSDVPAIAEMSLLMSMNAYLGELERTTSFKDKARKQPENVNAGLLTYPVLMACDILIHHADKVPVGKDQEQNLEMTRKFAGRFNHLYKQEYFKIPQSFNYGEALVKIPGLDGSGKMGKSEGNGIYLVDDPKTLQKKVMKAVTDSGPTEPNAPLTEPIQNLFTLMEVVSTPDTLQFFKDKYASCEIRYGDLKKQLAEDIIKFNTPIREKIEDIKNNDVYLNKVVTMGREKAQANAEKTVKEIREIIGIKRF, from the coding sequence ATGCAAACGGTAGTCAGCGGTATACGCCCAACAGGAAACTTACATTTAGGAAATTACTTTGGAGCAGTTAAGAATTTTTTGAGAATGCAGGAGGAGTATAATTGTTATTTTTTTATTGCGGATTACCATTCCTTAACAACTCATCCCACTCCCAGTGATTTACATGTGAACGTAAAGCAAGTATTGGCTGAGTATTTGGCTTGTGGCCTGGATCCTGAAAAAGCTACCATCTATATCCAAAGTGATGTACCCGCGATTGCAGAGATGAGTCTGTTGATGAGTATGAACGCTTATTTGGGAGAATTGGAACGTACCACATCGTTTAAGGATAAGGCGCGTAAACAACCTGAAAATGTTAATGCAGGTTTATTGACCTATCCGGTACTAATGGCCTGTGATATTTTAATTCACCATGCCGACAAGGTTCCCGTGGGCAAAGATCAGGAACAAAACTTGGAGATGACACGCAAATTTGCCGGCCGTTTTAATCATCTGTATAAACAGGAATATTTTAAAATTCCACAGTCTTTTAATTATGGAGAAGCTTTGGTAAAGATTCCCGGACTGGATGGGAGTGGTAAAATGGGAAAATCTGAAGGTAATGGAATTTATCTGGTGGATGATCCAAAAACTTTACAGAAGAAAGTAATGAAGGCTGTTACTGATAGTGGTCCAACGGAGCCCAATGCGCCACTTACTGAGCCTATTCAAAATTTGTTTACCTTAATGGAGGTTGTTTCTACTCCCGACACACTTCAGTTTTTTAAAGATAAGTATGCGAGTTGTGAAATTCGTTATGGTGATCTGAAAAAACAATTGGCTGAGGATATCATCAAGTTTAATACACCCATTAGAGAAAAAATAGAAGACATTAAAAACAATGATGTTTATCTAAATAAGGTTGTAACCATGGGGAGGGAGAAAGCACAAGCAAATGCTGAAAAAACGGTAAAAGAGATTCGTGAAATCATAGGTATTAAAAGATTTTAG
- a CDS encoding PadR family transcriptional regulator produces MRKGILEYCILSILSRSDKYASDIINELKEAKMIVVEGTLYPLLTRLKNAELLTYRWEESTQGPPRKYYELTDKGSDFLGELDQSWKELVDAVRVINNN; encoded by the coding sequence ATGAGAAAGGGAATACTGGAGTACTGTATACTCTCCATACTTTCTCGCAGTGATAAATATGCATCCGATATTATCAATGAGCTGAAAGAGGCTAAGATGATAGTAGTGGAAGGTACATTATATCCGTTGTTGACCCGGCTGAAAAATGCAGAACTGTTGACCTATCGTTGGGAAGAATCAACGCAAGGTCCACCACGAAAGTATTATGAGTTGACCGATAAAGGAAGTGATTTTTTAGGTGAATTGGATCAGTCGTGGAAAGAACTGGTGGATGCAGTACGGGTGATTAATAATAATTAG
- a CDS encoding PspC domain-containing protein codes for MKKTVNINLSGRVFYIDDDAFARLRAYLDSLERYFKKQEEGQEIINDIESRIAELLGDRISGKTGVVTIEMVEEVIAMMGQPEDFEDEGAASETSHQQYEKYSYGRASKRLFRDVDGRVLGGVCGGIAAYLNMDPVIVRIVFALFIFFGLGITIPIYIILWIVVPAALTTAQRLEMRGENVTISNIEKAIRNEFEDVKQRFSKVRDSKVYKKGESWWNKFSKGDKTVLMIVVLVVSMFFFAK; via the coding sequence ATGAAAAAAACAGTAAATATAAATTTAAGCGGGAGGGTTTTCTATATAGATGATGATGCTTTTGCTCGTTTAAGAGCATATCTGGATAGTCTTGAGCGTTATTTCAAAAAGCAAGAAGAGGGGCAGGAGATTATCAATGATATTGAAAGTCGTATCGCAGAACTTCTGGGAGATAGAATTTCTGGCAAGACAGGAGTTGTAACCATTGAAATGGTGGAAGAGGTGATAGCAATGATGGGGCAGCCTGAGGATTTTGAGGATGAAGGAGCTGCGTCTGAAACTTCTCATCAGCAGTATGAAAAATATTCATATGGACGCGCGAGCAAGCGCTTGTTTCGTGATGTCGACGGAAGGGTGTTGGGAGGTGTTTGTGGTGGAATCGCCGCCTACTTAAATATGGATCCTGTTATTGTTCGTATTGTTTTTGCCTTGTTTATATTTTTTGGACTCGGAATTACAATTCCCATATATATTATTCTTTGGATAGTGGTTCCTGCTGCGTTAACAACGGCTCAACGTCTTGAGATGCGGGGTGAGAATGTGACTATAAGTAATATTGAGAAGGCAATCCGTAATGAATTTGAGGATGTAAAACAACGATTTAGTAAGGTGCGTGATTCTAAGGTTTATAAAAAAGGGGAGAGTTGGTGGAATAAGTTTTCGAAAGGTGACAAAACGGTTTTGATGATTGTGGTGCTGGTGGTTTCTATGTTTTTTTTTGCCAAATGA
- a CDS encoding PspC domain-containing protein, translated as MKKTLYINLNGFAFHIDEDAYDKLNQYLRKIEGSFPDKDEAKEIVSDIEARIAELFSGKKKSSEQVITLKEVEEVIDTMGEPQEIADEDQAEPQSDGSNASMPGSPLYKKRLYRDPESRVLGGVCGGLGAYFDMDPLVFRVIFILAFVLYGASLPVYVVLWIVMPKALTITQKLEMKGPAGYESWEQHLKNEYKEVAEKFKQSRAYKDFSGSFSKRTDVVGDALRTLLRIVVSVVGVVLMFIAIAFLVSLIVTFTLGFTIMDFSGVGNYFTSLPALFVGAEDMVIGSVGLVLVTCIPLIVLFYLGFKLVFRFRSKYKIVAVSSLVLWIAGLILLFYAFARVAREYRVTEDVYQNEKLELPQSSVVYLKANVNTYMPTYHDHLFDFNRLDIYCADNKLYVQGRPRIDLVRGDSFAIEIKRSAKGKSISQAKINCQDIEFFWMLRDSTIHIDPLFTLRANSKLRDQGLNVVILVPESVQVEVADELEWVVNNRLDD; from the coding sequence ATGAAGAAGACATTATATATTAACCTAAATGGTTTTGCTTTTCATATTGATGAGGATGCATATGATAAGCTGAATCAATATTTGCGAAAAATTGAAGGTAGTTTTCCAGATAAGGATGAAGCCAAAGAAATTGTTAGTGATATAGAGGCACGTATAGCGGAGCTTTTCAGTGGGAAAAAGAAATCTTCTGAACAGGTCATTACATTGAAGGAAGTAGAAGAGGTAATAGATACGATGGGTGAACCGCAGGAAATTGCTGATGAGGATCAAGCAGAGCCTCAGTCTGATGGTAGCAATGCATCCATGCCCGGCTCTCCGCTTTATAAAAAACGATTGTATCGCGATCCTGAGAGTCGCGTATTGGGGGGCGTGTGTGGTGGCTTGGGCGCTTATTTTGATATGGACCCGCTTGTGTTCCGCGTCATCTTTATTTTGGCATTTGTTCTTTATGGTGCTTCTTTGCCAGTGTATGTGGTATTGTGGATAGTAATGCCTAAGGCATTAACCATCACCCAAAAGCTTGAAATGAAAGGACCCGCAGGTTATGAGTCATGGGAGCAGCACCTGAAGAATGAATATAAAGAGGTGGCTGAAAAATTTAAGCAGTCTAGGGCTTATAAGGATTTTTCAGGATCATTCTCTAAAAGAACGGACGTGGTGGGCGATGCGCTTCGGACTTTGTTGCGCATTGTGGTGTCTGTTGTGGGGGTTGTGCTGATGTTTATTGCGATCGCCTTCTTAGTATCACTTATCGTGACTTTTACCCTTGGCTTTACAATAATGGACTTTTCAGGGGTAGGCAATTATTTTACCTCTCTTCCTGCTTTGTTTGTGGGTGCCGAAGATATGGTGATTGGAAGTGTTGGATTGGTACTGGTGACTTGTATACCACTTATTGTTTTGTTTTACTTGGGCTTTAAGCTGGTGTTCCGGTTTAGATCTAAGTATAAAATAGTAGCAGTGTCTTCTTTGGTACTGTGGATAGCCGGATTAATTTTATTGTTTTATGCTTTTGCAAGAGTGGCCAGGGAGTATAGGGTGACTGAAGATGTGTATCAAAATGAAAAGTTGGAATTGCCACAAAGCAGTGTTGTTTACCTGAAAGCCAATGTGAATACCTATATGCCAACGTACCATGATCATTTGTTTGATTTTAATCGGTTGGATATTTATTGTGCTGATAATAAATTGTATGTACAGGGAAGACCTAGGATAGACCTGGTTCGAGGTGATTCGTTTGCTATCGAAATAAAAAGAAGTGCCAAGGGAAAATCCATTTCACAAGCAAAAATTAACTGCCAGGATATTGAGTTTTTTTGGATGCTTAGGGATTCTACCATACATATAGATCCTTTATTTACTCTTCGTGCAAATAGTAAATTGAGAGATCAGGGCTTAAATGTTGTCATATTAGTTCCTGAGAGTGTTCAAGTGGAAGTGGCAGATGAGTTAGAGTGGGTTGTAAATAATAGACTTGATGATTAA
- a CDS encoding DUF4252 domain-containing protein encodes MKKSVRVFVVILCVGIHSLSVFSQQKIAKRMFDDFRILDEVTYLSFSKNMLDFIDFDVDGDQDGEEYSVTGDLNEVKLVLYKPDVLPDISFMEQVRKYMKKGNYSQVEDDDDDEESEIWVQRKGKKVYECHIIFQGDKNGILLSFFGDFRIKDVDVLKRKIEDYKD; translated from the coding sequence ATGAAAAAAAGTGTAAGAGTTTTTGTAGTAATATTATGCGTTGGTATTCATAGCTTGTCAGTGTTTTCCCAGCAGAAAATAGCGAAGCGTATGTTTGATGATTTCCGCATCTTGGATGAAGTGACCTATCTTTCTTTTTCTAAAAACATGCTCGACTTTATTGATTTTGATGTAGATGGTGATCAGGATGGTGAGGAATATAGTGTAACCGGAGATCTCAATGAGGTAAAGCTGGTATTGTATAAACCGGATGTTTTACCCGACATAAGCTTTATGGAACAGGTTCGTAAGTATATGAAAAAGGGTAATTATAGCCAGGTGGAGGATGACGATGATGACGAAGAATCGGAAATATGGGTGCAGCGTAAAGGCAAAAAAGTATATGAGTGCCATATTATTTTTCAAGGAGATAAAAATGGCATCTTGCTTTCATTTTTTGGTGATTTCAGAATCAAAGATGTTGATGTGCTTAAGCGTAAGATAGAGGATTATAAAGATTAA